In Achromobacter pestifer, the DNA window GAACTGGCCCGGGGCAACTTCGCGCAGCAGCGGCCGCTCCGCCTTGCAGCGCGGCATCGCGTGCGGGCAACGCGGGTGGAAGGCGCAGCCCGTCGGCGGGTCCAGCGGCGACGGCAGTTCGCCCTTGATGGGCTGGTAGGTGCGCCGCCCTGGCTGCAACGTCGGCAGTTCCTTCAGCAAGGCCTGCGTATACGGATGGTTGGCGCGCTGGAAAACCGTATCGGTGGGCGCCAGCTCCACCACGCGGCCCAGGTACATAATGGCCACGCGGTCCGATATGTGGCTCACCACGCTGAGGTTATGGCTGATGAAAAGATAGGTCAGGTCCAGGTCCGCGCGCAACCGTTCGAACAGATTAAGCACCTGGGCCTGGATCGACACGTCCAGCGCGGCGACCGCCTCGTCGCAAACGATGACAGAAGGCTTGAGCGCCAGGGCCCGCGCAATGCCTACGCGCTGCCTCTGGCCGCCAGAGAATTGGTGGGGATAACGCTGTGCAAAAGCCGGATCCAGCCCCACCTGGCGCATCAGCTCGGCTACGTAGTCCGCCTTGTCGCGCGCGCGGACCAGACCATGCGCCACGGGCGCCTCGCCGATGATTTCGCGCACGCGCATGCGCGGGTTCAGCGAGGCATAGGGATCCTGGAAGATCATCTGCACGCCCAGCTCATAGGCGCGCCGCTCGGGACCCGACATGGCCTTCACGGCGCGGCCCTTGTAGCCGACGTCGCCCGCCGTCGGCGGCAGGATGCCAGACACAATGCGGCCCAAGGTGGATTTTCCACAGCCCGATTCGCCCACGATGCCTATCACTTCGCCCGCCCGCACATCCAGGGAGACGCCCGCCACCGCATGCACGACCTGCGTCTTCAACCCCGCGCCCAGCAGGTTGGCGATACGGCCTGCCAGATCCACGGGCTGCACGAAGCGCAGTTCGACCTCGCGCAGCGACAGGATGGGGACGGCGGGATCACGTTCTGCGACGTTCATTTGGTGTCTGGTCCTCCAGCATGCCAGCAACGCACCCATTGCGCCGGGCGCACCTCCACGGGCTGCGGCTCGACCAGACAGGCGTCGGTGGCGCGCGGACAGCGCCCGCGGAACGCACAGCCTTGCGGCAGGTTGAGCAGCGACGGCGTCATGCCGGGAATCGGGACCAGCGGCCTGCCGCGGGATTCGGGCGTGGGAATGGACGCGATCAGGCCATGCGTGTAAGGATGCATGGGATGGCTGATGACGGCCTGCGTGGTGCCGGTTTCCACCACGCGCCCCGCATACATGACCGACACGCGATCCGCCAGACCCGCCACCACGGCAAGGTCGTGCGTGATCCAGATCAGCGCGGTGCCGGTCTCGCGGCACAGCTTCTGCACTTCGAACAGGATCTGCCCTTGTATGGTCACATCCAGCGCCGTGGTGGGCTCGTCCGCGATGATCAGGCGCGGCGAATTCAGCAGCGCGATCGCAATCGCCACGCGCTGCCGCATGCCGCCGGACAACTGGTGCGGATAGGTGCGCAGGCGCTCCTCGGGCGAGGGGATGCCCACCATGGCGAGCGTCTGCAAGGCGCGCTGGCGGGCCTGCTCGCGCGATACCTTGCTGTGCGCCTGCACCGCCTCGATCATTTGCGTATCGACGCGCAGCACCGGATTCAGGGTCATCATGGGATCCTGGAAGATCATCGCAATCTCCTGGCCCCTGAGCTCGCGCCAGCGCGCGGGCGTCGCGCCGCGCAGGTCCTCGCCGTTGAACCGCAAGGTGCCGTCGACGATGCGACCCGGCTCATCCAGCAAACCCATCAGCGAAAAGCCGGTGATGCTCTTGCCAGATCCCGATTCGCCCACCAGCCCCAGGATCTCGCCTTCGGCCAGCATCAGGTCCACGCCGTCCACCGCCTTCACCACGCCGTTGCGCGTGTGGAAGTGCGTCTTCAGGCCGTGCACCTCAAGGATGGGCGTGGGCGCCGCCAAGGACTTTTCCACAGGTGTCTGCATTGCGCCCGCCCTCAATTCGCGTGGCGCGGGTTGAGTACATCGCGCAGATGGTCGCCCACCAGGTTGATGGCGATGATGGCCAGCGCCAGCGCAATGCCGGGAAAGAAGGAAATCCAGTACTGGCCGGACAGCAGGTACTCGAAGCCGTTGTAGATCAGCATGCCCAGCGATGGCTCGGTGACCGGCACGCCCACGCCCAGAAACGACAAGGTGGCCTCCAGCGCGATGGCGTGCGCCAGGTCAATGGTGGCGATCACGATCAGCGGCGGCATACAGTTGGGCAGCACATGGCGAAACAGCACGCGCCCCCAGGACAGCGACATGCAACGCGCCGCTTCCACGTATTCCTTGCCACGCTCGACCAGCGCCGCACCGCGCGCGGCACGCGCGAAATACGCCCACTGCACCACGATCAGCGCGATGATCACCTTATCCACACCCTTGCCCAGAATCGCCAGCAACATCAGCGCAACCAGGATGGCCGGGAACGACAACTGGATATCCACAACCCGCATCAGCAAGGCGTCGATGCGGCCGCCGAAATAGGCCGCCACCAGGCCCACCGTGGCGCCGATGCCGAAGGCCGCCAGCACCGACACGCTGGCCACCAGCAGGCTGGTGCGCATGCCGTACAGAATGGCCGAAAACAGGTCGCGCGCCAGGCCATCGGTGCCCAGCCAATAGCGCATGCTGCCGTCGCCGCTTTCGCTGCCCGGCTTGAGCTTGGAATCCATGATGTCCAGCGTCGCCAGGTCATAGGGATTCTGCGGCGCGATCCATGGCGCAAGCAGCGCGGCGCCCACGATCAGGACCAGCATGATCAGGCCCAGCGTGGCCAGCTTGCTGGCAAAAAAATCCGACAGGAAGCGGCGCCAGGGCGTTTGCTCCTTGGCCTGAACCGGCGGCGCGGCGGCGGTGGAGGGTGTGTTCATCGGCGGCTATCCAAGCGTACGCGGGGGTCCAGCACCGTGTAGATGATGTCCACCACCAGATTCAACATGACCAGGAAGAACACAATCAACAGCAGATACGCCACCACCACCGGACGATCCAGATTGATGATGGAATCGATCAGCAGCTTGCCCATGCCCGGCCAGGAAAACACAGTTTCCGTCACGACCGCGAAGGCCATCACCTGGCCGAATTCCAGGCCCGCCACCGTCACCACGGGAATCAGGATGTTCTTGAGCAGATGCACGCCCAACACACGCTTTTCAGACAGGCCCTTGGCGCGCGCGAACTTGATGTAGTCCATGGGCAGGGCTTCGCGCGTGGCGGCGCGCGTCACGCGGATGATCATCGCGCACTTGGCGAGGGCGATCGTGGCCGCGGGCAAAGCCAGGCTCAGCCAGCCGTCGAAGGTCAGTACGCTCAACTGCAGCGAGCCGATGCTGACGGTCTGGCCGCGCCCGCCCGCCGGCACCCAACCCAGTATCACGGCGAACACCATGATGAGCATCAGGCCGACCCAGAAGTTGGGCAGAGAGAAGCCCAGCACCGAGCCCGTCATGATGGCGCGCGAACCCACCGCCTTGGGCTTGAGTCCCGCCAGGATGCCCAGCGGCACGCCGATAAGCACCGACAGCAGCATGGCCACACAGGCCAGCTCCACCGTGGCCGGCATGCGCTCCAGGATCAGCTTCATGGCAGGTTCGCCCGTCAGGAAGCTGTTGCCGAAATCGCCACGCACCGCCTGACCCATGAATATCAGGTACTGCCGCCATAGCGGCAGATCCAGGCCCAGCGATGCGCGTACCGCGGCGCGCTGCGCCTCGGTGGCTTCGGGGCTGGCCAGCATCGACACCGGGTCGCCTACCATGTAGATGCCGGCAAAGACCAACGCCGACATGACGAGCATGACGACGATGGTCTGCAGCAGCCTTCTTACGATCGTTGCAAGCACTAGCGCCTTACTTCTTCAGCGTTGCAAACTGTGCGAGCGTGACCTGGTCTGGCCGGCCCTGATAGCGGATGTCGTTCTTCATTGCCCATACCGACAGCTCG includes these proteins:
- a CDS encoding ABC transporter ATP-binding protein, with protein sequence MNVAERDPAVPILSLREVELRFVQPVDLAGRIANLLGAGLKTQVVHAVAGVSLDVRAGEVIGIVGESGCGKSTLGRIVSGILPPTAGDVGYKGRAVKAMSGPERRAYELGVQMIFQDPYASLNPRMRVREIIGEAPVAHGLVRARDKADYVAELMRQVGLDPAFAQRYPHQFSGGQRQRVGIARALALKPSVIVCDEAVAALDVSIQAQVLNLFERLRADLDLTYLFISHNLSVVSHISDRVAIMYLGRVVELAPTDTVFQRANHPYTQALLKELPTLQPGRRTYQPIKGELPSPLDPPTGCAFHPRCPHAMPRCKAERPLLREVAPGQFSACHLNDM
- a CDS encoding ABC transporter ATP-binding protein; translated protein: MQTPVEKSLAAPTPILEVHGLKTHFHTRNGVVKAVDGVDLMLAEGEILGLVGESGSGKSITGFSLMGLLDEPGRIVDGTLRFNGEDLRGATPARWRELRGQEIAMIFQDPMMTLNPVLRVDTQMIEAVQAHSKVSREQARQRALQTLAMVGIPSPEERLRTYPHQLSGGMRQRVAIAIALLNSPRLIIADEPTTALDVTIQGQILFEVQKLCRETGTALIWITHDLAVVAGLADRVSVMYAGRVVETGTTQAVISHPMHPYTHGLIASIPTPESRGRPLVPIPGMTPSLLNLPQGCAFRGRCPRATDACLVEPQPVEVRPAQWVRCWHAGGPDTK
- a CDS encoding ABC transporter permease; this encodes MNTPSTAAAPPVQAKEQTPWRRFLSDFFASKLATLGLIMLVLIVGAALLAPWIAPQNPYDLATLDIMDSKLKPGSESGDGSMRYWLGTDGLARDLFSAILYGMRTSLLVASVSVLAAFGIGATVGLVAAYFGGRIDALLMRVVDIQLSFPAILVALMLLAILGKGVDKVIIALIVVQWAYFARAARGAALVERGKEYVEAARCMSLSWGRVLFRHVLPNCMPPLIVIATIDLAHAIALEATLSFLGVGVPVTEPSLGMLIYNGFEYLLSGQYWISFFPGIALALAIIAINLVGDHLRDVLNPRHAN
- a CDS encoding ABC transporter permease, with amino-acid sequence MLATIVRRLLQTIVVMLVMSALVFAGIYMVGDPVSMLASPEATEAQRAAVRASLGLDLPLWRQYLIFMGQAVRGDFGNSFLTGEPAMKLILERMPATVELACVAMLLSVLIGVPLGILAGLKPKAVGSRAIMTGSVLGFSLPNFWVGLMLIMVFAVILGWVPAGGRGQTVSIGSLQLSVLTFDGWLSLALPAATIALAKCAMIIRVTRAATREALPMDYIKFARAKGLSEKRVLGVHLLKNILIPVVTVAGLEFGQVMAFAVVTETVFSWPGMGKLLIDSIINLDRPVVVAYLLLIVFFLVMLNLVVDIIYTVLDPRVRLDSRR